ATCCACAACAACTGCTCGGGCAAGCACGCTGGGTTCCTGATGCTGGCAAGGCACCTGCACGCCGGGCCGGAATATGTGGCGCCGGACCATCCGGTGCAGCTGGCCGTCCGCTCCGCCTTCGAGGAAGTGACGGGCGAGACGAGTCCCGGCTTCGGGATCGACGGCTGCTCGGCGCCGAACTTCGCGACCACCGTCGCGGGCCTCGCGCGGGCCATGGCGTTCTTCGCCGGTGCCGTAGAAGGCAGCGGCGCACGTGCCCGGGCCGCCGCCCGGCTGACCGAGGCAATGATAGCCCATCCCGACCTGGTGGCGGGCGAGGGTCGCGCCTGCACCGAGCTGATGCGCGCGATGCGCGGCCGCGCGGCCATCAAGACCGGGGCCGAGGCGGTCTTCGTGGCCATCGTTCCCGGGCGGCGGCTGGGCATCGCGCTGAAGATCGTCGATGGCTCGACCCGCGCCTCCGAGGCCGCCATTGCGGCGCTGCTGGTGCGGCTGGGCCTGCTCGATCAGGATCACCCCGCCACGCTGAAGCGGCTCGATGCCGTGCAGACCAACTGGCGCGGGTTCGAGACCGGCATCCTGCGCGCCGCTCCGGGTTTCCCCTGAACGCAGGCAGGAGACCCCGGACGCGGGTCCGGAGCCTCCGCCGCACTCGGCCGGTTTGGGCGACAGGCAGGGGACAGTTTATGCCATTCGCCGGAACCGGTCACTCGTCACGAGATGTCACCATGGCCGGCAAATGCGGCCCGCCGGGGGTCGATCCATGGCCTTTTGCGGGCTTTCCGCGCCGTGGTCGCCGCATCGCGGCGGGCAAGCGGTCTTGCCATGCCGGGCTGATTGCGTCAGCCTCGAAGGATGACTGTCCAGCCGCCGATCCCCTTCGCCCCGCACAGCCTCGACCAGGTACGGTTCGACCGGCAGGAACTGGGGCTGATCCTCGCTCTCTATGGCCGGATGGTGGCGATGGGAGAGTGGCGCGACTACGGCATCTCCCACCTGCAGGACATGGCGGTCTTCTCGGTGTTCCGGCGGACGGCGGAAAGCCCGCTCTACCGGATCGAGAAACGCCCGAGGCTCCGCACCCGGCAGGGCATGTTCGCCGTGGTGGGGATGGACGGGCAGATCCTGCGCCGCGGGCATGATCTGGCCCAGGTGCTCCGCGTGCTGGAACGCAAGCTCATCCGTCCGGTCGAATAGTCAGTCCCACTCGTCCAGCGCCTCGAGCGCCTCGTCCGCGGTCTCGACGAAGCGGAAGAGGCGGAGGTCCTCGGGCGAGATGGTGCCGATCTCGGCCAGCGCCTGCCAGTTGATGATCTTTTCCCAGAAGGCCTTGCCGAACAGCAGGAAGGGGATGGGCTTCATCCGCTTGGTCTGGATCAGCGTCAGGCTCTCGAACATCTCGTCGAGCGTGCCGAAGCCGCCGGGGAAGACCACCACCGCCCGCGCCCGCATCAGGAAGTGCATCTTGCGGATGGCGAAGTAGTGGAAGTTGAACGACAGGTCCGGCGTGACATAGGCATTCGGCGCCTGTTCGTGCGGCAGCACGATGTTCAGCCCGATGGACTGCCCGCCGGCCTCGTGCGCGCCGAGGTTTCCCGCCTCCATCACGCCGGGCCCGCCGCCGGTGACGATCACGAACTCGCGCCCGTAGGTTTCCATGCTGCGCTCGGTCACGGCACGGGCGAATTTGCGTGCCTCGTCATAGTAGGGCGCGAGTTCGGCGAGGCCGGGGTGGCTGGCGGTCTCCTTGCGCTCGGGCGAGGGGATGCGGGCGCCGCCGAACATCACCACGGTCGAGACGATGCCGCGTTCGTCCATCACGATCTGCGGCTTCATCAACTCCAGCTGCAGCCGCACCGGGCGCAGCTCGTCCCGCATGAGGAACTCGACATCCGAAAAGGCAAGACGATAGGCCGGCGCACGGCTCTGCGGCGTGTCCGGCACCCGGTGGGCGGTCTCCATGTCCTGCGAGCTGTCGCGGAACGGGTGGCGGCGGTCATCCTTCATGCTGATCCTGCGGCGCATTGCGGCGAATGGCCCCAGCCTTTATAGCCTTGAGCGGTAAAGAACCATGAAAAAGGACGCCGCCATGACGAGTGCTGCCCTCGAGACCGCGATCGAAGCCGCCTGGGAGGTTCGCGACACGATCACGCCGGACACCAAGGGCGAGGTGCGCGACGCGGTCGAGGCGACGCTCGAGGCGTTGGACAAGGGAGAGCTGCGCGTGGCCGAGAAGCGCGGCGCGGACTGGCACGTGAACCAGTGGGCGAAGAAGGCGGTCCTGCTCGGCTTCCGGCTGCATGACATGGAGCTGCACGACGGCGGCCCGCAGGGCGGCGGCTGGTGGGACAAGGTGGACAGCAAGTTCGCCGGGTGGCGCAAGAAGGACTGGCGCAAGGCGGGCTTCCGTGCGGTGCCGAACTGCATCGTCCGCCGCTCGGCCTATATCGGCAAGGGTGTGGTGCTGATGCCGTCCTTCGTGAACCTCGGCGCCTATGTCGACGAGGGCACGATGGTCGACACCTGGGCCACCGTCGGCTCCTGCGCGCAGATCGGCAAGAACGTCCACCTGTCCGGCGGCGTGGGCATTGGCGGCGTGCTGGAGCCGATGCAGGCCGGCCCCACGATCATCGAGGACAACTGCTTCATCGGCGCGCGGTCCGAAGTGGTCGAGGGCTGCATCGTCCGCGAGGGCTCGGTGCTGGGCATGGGCGTCTTCATCGGAAAGTCCACCAAGATCGTGGACCGCGAGACGGGCGAGGTCATGTATGGCGAGGTGCCCGCGGGCTCGGTCGTGGTGGCGGGTTCGATGCCGTCGAAGGGCGGCATCAACCTCTACTGCGCGGTGATCGTCAAGAAGGTGGACGCGCAGACCCGCTCCAAGACCTCGATCAACGAGCTTCTGCGCGACTGAGGAACCGCCCGGGGCACGGGACGTTGGGGCGCATCGCCTTGATGTTCCGGTGCCATGGACGAACCCGCCGTTCCCTTCGATCTTGTCCGGATGTTCCTCGGGGACGATCCGCCGCTCTTCCTGCTCGAGATCCTGTTCCGGACGCTGGTGATCTACGTCTGGACGCTGCTTTTGCTGCGCTGGGTCGGCGGGCGCAGCATCGCGCAGCTGTCGATCGTCGAATTCCTGCTGGTGATCGCGCTCGGCTCGGCGGTGGGGGATGCGCTGTTCTA
This portion of the Rhodobacter sp. CZR27 genome encodes:
- a CDS encoding TIGR00730 family Rossman fold protein produces the protein MKDDRRHPFRDSSQDMETAHRVPDTPQSRAPAYRLAFSDVEFLMRDELRPVRLQLELMKPQIVMDERGIVSTVVMFGGARIPSPERKETASHPGLAELAPYYDEARKFARAVTERSMETYGREFVIVTGGGPGVMEAGNLGAHEAGGQSIGLNIVLPHEQAPNAYVTPDLSFNFHYFAIRKMHFLMRARAVVVFPGGFGTLDEMFESLTLIQTKRMKPIPFLLFGKAFWEKIINWQALAEIGTISPEDLRLFRFVETADEALEALDEWD
- the dapD gene encoding 2,3,4,5-tetrahydropyridine-2,6-dicarboxylate N-succinyltransferase, with product MTSAALETAIEAAWEVRDTITPDTKGEVRDAVEATLEALDKGELRVAEKRGADWHVNQWAKKAVLLGFRLHDMELHDGGPQGGGWWDKVDSKFAGWRKKDWRKAGFRAVPNCIVRRSAYIGKGVVLMPSFVNLGAYVDEGTMVDTWATVGSCAQIGKNVHLSGGVGIGGVLEPMQAGPTIIEDNCFIGARSEVVEGCIVREGSVLGMGVFIGKSTKIVDRETGEVMYGEVPAGSVVVAGSMPSKGGINLYCAVIVKKVDAQTRSKTSINELLRD
- a CDS encoding DUF2794 domain-containing protein; translation: MTVQPPIPFAPHSLDQVRFDRQELGLILALYGRMVAMGEWRDYGISHLQDMAVFSVFRRTAESPLYRIEKRPRLRTRQGMFAVVGMDGQILRRGHDLAQVLRVLERKLIRPVE
- a CDS encoding asparaginase: MAEPVRMVELWRGGLLESWHVGHAVIWSDDGGLVEAWGDPDTVIFPRSSCKMIQALPLLESGAGEALSTERLALACASHQGAALHVGLVRRWLLDIGMDEADLRCGAHAPADIEERDRLIRAWERPCQIHNNCSGKHAGFLMLARHLHAGPEYVAPDHPVQLAVRSAFEEVTGETSPGFGIDGCSAPNFATTVAGLARAMAFFAGAVEGSGARARAAARLTEAMIAHPDLVAGEGRACTELMRAMRGRAAIKTGAEAVFVAIVPGRRLGIALKIVDGSTRASEAAIAALLVRLGLLDQDHPATLKRLDAVQTNWRGFETGILRAAPGFP